Genomic window (Neorhizobium galegae bv. orientalis str. HAMBI 540):
AGTGCGGAACCGTCCGTAAACGGCGGAGCGAAAACAGGCCAGTGTGGCGGAGTAACCCAGGCCTGGCAGTATGCCGGCGTTCACTGGTAGACTATGTCACCGCCCTGCTCACACCGCGTTTCGTTCGGCGCCTTGGCGCAACGATGCCGGCGGCAAAAATACCCGCGCGATATCGTCAGCGATCCGGCGTGGTCGCCGGGTTGATGCGTCCACGCAGCACCATGAACTGCGCACCTCTGCCGCGATATCGTCACCGCGTTTAAACATCGTCGTAAAGGATGCCCTTGATCCGCGTGTTCCGGTGGCCGTGACCAACGCTGCAACTCTGTCACCCAGGAATAGCGGCCTTCGATAGATGACTTGGTGCTGGAGTGCGACCCAAAGAAGCCGGCTTCGCACATCGGGAGGCGATACGTGTTCCCAATATTGAACGACAGCGTCCTGCACCCATTGGAGGTATACCGTGTTGTTCACGTGACCCATTTCATCGATATCGGCCGCAGAAATCACAATTGGGTGGTCGAATGTCCGTGATTTTATCATGCACCTGAAGTGGGGCTGTCTGGGCTCAGTTACAACGAGCCGAACCGCACATGCCGCTTTCGACAAGAATGGAACGATACTGCGTTGAGATGCTTTCGTCCCAGGCCTGTTGGTTTCCGGCGCTACGCATTGTCGCCATTCCGCGATGGGCAAAACATTTTCACTGACAGCATTTTAGGAAAACAATGTCCAATAAATGGAACAAAGCCGTTTCGGTTCGGATTGGAGATGGCATTTCTGACGCCATCGGAGGTCCGGGAGAAGCATTCGAAGCTCTAAACAATCGTTGGCCCGCAGAGCACGGCCCTCACTACGTCGAAGCTAAACGACTGTGCAGTATGGCGGTTGGCGGGACTTTATCGGCTGAGATCGCACGAGAAGCTTTTATCGGCGCCGCAATTGAAGCTTGCGTTTTGGCTTGAGGACATTTCTGCACTATCTTACGTACCGCTGGCACCATTAAGTAGGATCAGTTTGTATTAAACTGCCGCGGTGGACGTGAACGACACGAGGGTGTCGTCACAGTGTGAAACA
Coding sequences:
- a CDS encoding acyl-CoA thioesterase encodes the protein MIKSRTFDHPIVISAADIDEMGHVNNTVYLQWVQDAVVQYWEHVSPPDVRSRLLWVALQHQVIYRRPLFLGDRVAALVTATGTRGSRASFTTMFKRGDDIAAEVRSSWCCVDASTRRPRRIADDIARVFLPPASLRQGAERNAV
- a CDS encoding DUF982 domain-containing protein, translated to MSNKWNKAVSVRIGDGISDAIGGPGEAFEALNNRWPAEHGPHYVEAKRLCSMAVGGTLSAEIAREAFIGAAIEACVLA